The genome window GCAGTTGGCCAAGACACTGTGTCATACCGGAGAGACCTCCCGAAAGGGCCTTCTGTTGGCGCAGAACCCCATTTCGACGTCTCTCCGGTTTCACTTCCTCAGTAACTCATGAATAATGCGGGCTAGATGCGAGAGGGAGGGCGATGGTCCTTCCTCTCGTCGATTCCGAGTTGGTGCAAGGCCTGAACGACGGTGACGCGGCGGATCTCGGAAGTGCCCGTCGCATCCCAACCGGCGCGTTCGGCCATCTCGCGTACCGGGCCCTTCATGTTGGCCAGGCAGAAGAGAATCCCTCGTCTGTGGTAGTCGCCGACGAGGCGCTCGAGGGCGGCCATCGAGGTGCTGTCGATGTCGTTGACGCCCGACATGTCGAGCACCACCCACTCAACCCCAAGGCGCCCCGTGAGCTTCTCCCGCAGTCGATCCTCGACGAACCCCATGTTGGCGAAGTAGAGCCGTGAGTCGACGCGCAGGATGAGGCCCTCAGGGTAGGTCTCGGCCTGAGGGTAACGCTCGAGATCGCGGAAGCCCTGCTCCTCCTCGACCCAGCCCAGCTCGGCCATGTGTGGATGGGAACTGCGCCAGATGAACACGATCAGGGAGTACAGGATCCCGGCCAGCAGGCCCTTCTGCACGTCCAGCAGCAGCGTAGCGGCGAAGGTGATCACCCACGTCCAGGCGTCAGCCCTCCGCAGGTGGTACAGACTCCGAGCCTGCCCGAAATCCAGAAGGCCGGAGACGGCGACGATCACCAGTGCACCCAGGACGGCCTGGGGCAGGCTCTCGAAGAGAGGTGTGAGCAGGAGAACCGCCAGTAGTACCGTGCCACCTGTCGCAGCACCGGCCAACTGAGTCCTCCCGCCGACGCCGTAGGTGACGGCACTGCGGGAGAAGCTGCCGGTGACGAAGTAGCCCGAGACCAGCGAGTTGAGGAGGTTGGTGGTGCCGAGGGCGGTGAGCTCCTGATTCGGGCGCACGCGGTAGTTGCTGCGGACAGCCAGAGTCTGGGCAACCGCGATGGATTCGCCGTAGGAGATGAGGGCGAGAATCAGCGCACGCGGCAGCAGGAGCTGGATCATTGGAAGGTCGAGGCTCGGGACTCGCGGTGTGGGCAGTCCGG of Armatimonadia bacterium contains these proteins:
- the sulP gene encoding sulfate permease, which translates into the protein MPKGVPSLLSRLLPAADWLSRYDRDNLPHDVSAGVAVGAMLVPQSMAYALLAGLPPVAGLYASVVGPVLYSLLGSSRHLSVGPVATDSLLVHASIAPLAEPGTVEYLAAAALLALMAGSLQILFGLLRMGFLSHFMSGAVIGGFTTAAAIVISISQLKYLLGISVPSSSSAFVTLVEVGRRLGQVHGPTLLIALISMAALVLLRQIAPRFPAPLAVVLVAALSVNALHLEAQGVQVVGNIPAGLPTPRVPSLDLPMIQLLLPRALILALISYGESIAVAQTLAVRSNYRVRPNQELTALGTTNLLNSLVSGYFVTGSFSRSAVTYGVGGRTQLAGAATGGTVLLAVLLLTPLFESLPQAVLGALVIVAVSGLLDFGQARSLYHLRRADAWTWVITFAATLLLDVQKGLLAGILYSLIVFIWRSSHPHMAELGWVEEEQGFRDLERYPQAETYPEGLILRVDSRLYFANMGFVEDRLREKLTGRLGVEWVVLDMSGVNDIDSTSMAALERLVGDYHRRGILFCLANMKGPVREMAERAGWDATGTSEIRRVTVVQALHQLGIDERKDHRPPSRI